The following are from one region of the Ruficoccus sp. ZRK36 genome:
- a CDS encoding hydroxyacid dehydrogenase, whose translation MPQLVTAETWRAHTTELASVEYILSGWGMPIMDEELLAAMPALKHVFYGSGSIRQFYTEDARNRGIGVSSAWRANAIPTAEFAYAVILLSLKRCWRAQQYTKQNRTWKKPAEAAGIFRSKVGIVSLGTIGRRVARSLTCGHTLDVLAYDPYATAEDAANLGVRLVSLDELFSQSDVISLHAPSLPETKDMIGMNLLMSMKPNATLINTARGALIEESSLIEVLKQRTDIDAILDVTNPEPCPPAHPLWQLPNAFITPHIAGSLNQECYRLGEYMADELERYLAGLPLEHEVTEQIYQTMA comes from the coding sequence ATGCCACAGCTAGTAACCGCTGAAACCTGGCGGGCTCATACAACAGAACTCGCATCCGTCGAGTACATCCTCTCGGGCTGGGGGATGCCGATCATGGATGAGGAGCTCCTGGCAGCTATGCCAGCACTCAAACATGTGTTCTACGGCTCTGGATCAATCCGGCAGTTCTATACCGAAGACGCCCGAAACCGAGGCATCGGCGTATCATCTGCCTGGCGGGCGAACGCCATCCCCACTGCGGAGTTCGCCTATGCCGTCATTCTTCTAAGTCTAAAAAGATGCTGGCGCGCTCAGCAATATACCAAACAAAACAGGACATGGAAGAAACCAGCCGAAGCGGCAGGTATCTTTCGCTCAAAGGTAGGAATCGTATCCTTGGGCACCATCGGCCGAAGAGTTGCCCGGTCACTAACCTGTGGGCACACTCTCGATGTCTTAGCCTACGACCCCTACGCAACAGCCGAGGACGCAGCCAACCTAGGGGTACGTCTCGTATCGCTCGATGAGTTATTCTCGCAGTCAGATGTCATCAGTCTGCATGCACCGAGTCTCCCCGAAACCAAAGACATGATCGGAATGAACCTGCTCATGTCCATGAAGCCAAATGCCACGCTGATAAACACGGCCCGTGGAGCCCTGATCGAGGAATCCTCACTGATCGAGGTACTGAAACAACGCACGGACATTGACGCCATACTGGATGTGACGAATCCGGAACCCTGCCCTCCCGCCCATCCTCTGTGGCAACTGCCAAACGCTTTTATCACGCCGCATATTGCCGGCAGTCTGAATCAGGAGTGCTATCGCCTGGGTGAGTACATGGCCGATGAGCTAGAGCGCTACCTCGCCGGGCTACCTCTGGAACATGAGGTCACGGAACAAATCTATCAAACCATGGCCTAG
- a CDS encoding PD-(D/E)XK nuclease family protein, translating to MIQPLEHDRNGQQPSTDGLLDHISASTVKLYLTCPLKFWYKKVLKLPEPVSPSLHLGKAVHAALQHFHRARWRGECHERTTVIEAFTQAFNAPDEAPVYPDMDTRQTNHDKGIKMVEAYLDSEHGQMTELPLGVEVQLEEDLPVLPSPVLGYIDLVRVGNVPVDYKTCASTPNVQLEAFQHEVQLTLYQLLIESATSEKVEGRELVFLVKTKVPKVIVHRLAPASEREKQRVLDIACAAVDGIYHERFHPQPGMHCAWCSYRSQCAKWTGGAR from the coding sequence ATGATCCAGCCACTGGAACATGACCGCAACGGCCAGCAGCCCTCCACCGATGGCTTGCTTGATCACATCTCGGCCAGCACGGTCAAACTCTACCTGACTTGTCCGCTGAAGTTCTGGTACAAGAAGGTCCTGAAGTTGCCCGAGCCTGTCTCCCCAAGCCTGCACCTGGGTAAGGCTGTCCACGCCGCCTTGCAACACTTTCACCGCGCTCGCTGGCGCGGGGAGTGCCACGAGCGGACGACGGTGATCGAGGCCTTCACACAGGCGTTTAATGCGCCTGATGAGGCCCCTGTGTATCCGGACATGGATACGCGACAGACCAATCACGACAAAGGCATCAAGATGGTCGAGGCTTACCTGGACTCCGAGCACGGGCAGATGACAGAGCTTCCGCTCGGTGTCGAAGTCCAACTGGAGGAGGACCTGCCGGTGCTTCCCAGCCCGGTCCTCGGTTACATTGACTTGGTTCGGGTGGGCAACGTACCGGTCGATTACAAGACCTGTGCGAGCACCCCAAACGTCCAGCTCGAAGCCTTTCAGCACGAGGTACAGCTCACGCTCTACCAACTGTTGATCGAGTCGGCCACGAGCGAAAAGGTCGAGGGTCGCGAACTGGTTTTCCTCGTCAAGACCAAGGTCCCGAAGGTTATCGTGCACCGGCTGGCACCGGCGAGCGAACGAGAGAAACAGCGCGTGTTGGACATCGCCTGCGCGGCGGTGGATGGCATTTACCACGAGCGGTTTCATCCGCAACCGGGCATGCACTGTGCCTGGTGCAGCTACCGCTCGCAGTGCGCAAAATGGACGGGAGGGGCGCGATGA
- a CDS encoding DUF932 domain-containing protein, translating into MITDTIEPVSPAAPQRCNLLLHCGSHAVSRCDLAQIKTPRATSTWRPIPHIRLLQVVERALLEQGFTVAGQAHGLTHDNARYFGLLEVDAPVSGLEYTYVVGVRNSHDQRFSAGVVAGSQVLVCDNLSFSGEIQLARKHTPRILHDLPSLAKEAVSGLRHHWDRHDRRVDYYRRITLQDRTAHDLIVRAVDAGVMANSTIPKVLQEWRQPRHEAFQPRTAWSLQNAFTEALKGNLNLLPTRTHRLHQLLDHALGLN; encoded by the coding sequence ATGATCACAGACACCATTGAACCCGTCTCACCCGCAGCTCCCCAACGCTGCAACCTGCTCCTGCACTGTGGCAGCCATGCCGTCAGCCGGTGCGACCTTGCCCAGATCAAGACTCCCCGGGCAACCTCTACCTGGAGACCGATTCCGCACATCCGGTTGTTACAAGTCGTCGAACGCGCCCTACTCGAACAGGGCTTCACCGTTGCAGGCCAAGCCCACGGCCTCACCCATGACAACGCCCGCTACTTCGGGCTACTCGAAGTCGACGCCCCCGTATCGGGACTTGAATACACCTATGTGGTCGGCGTCCGCAACAGCCACGACCAGCGTTTCTCCGCCGGAGTCGTTGCCGGGAGCCAGGTTTTAGTTTGCGATAATCTCTCGTTCTCAGGAGAAATCCAGCTGGCCCGTAAGCACACTCCGCGCATCCTGCACGATCTCCCCAGTCTTGCCAAGGAGGCGGTGTCAGGACTCAGGCATCACTGGGACCGACATGACCGCCGGGTGGATTACTACCGTCGCATCACGCTTCAGGATCGCACGGCTCACGACCTGATTGTCCGCGCCGTCGATGCCGGTGTCATGGCCAACAGCACCATCCCCAAAGTCCTGCAAGAATGGCGTCAACCCCGGCATGAGGCCTTCCAGCCCCGGACCGCCTGGAGCCTTCAGAACGCCTTCACCGAGGCCCTCAAAGGCAACCTCAACCTCCTGCCCACCCGGACCCACCGCCTCCACCAACTCCTCGATCACGCCCTAGGATTGAACTGA
- a CDS encoding DEAD/DEAH box helicase family protein, producing the protein MKFTLKGYQTDAVIDVLDNLKKARRRWHEDTDRHAFSLTAATGAGKTVMAAAVFEALFHGDDGFNFDRDPGAVVIWFSDDPSLNEQTRFRLMESSDRLRHTDLVVVENTFNRAKFDPGKIYFLNTQKLGKKSLLVRGFEGDEEDGTFPTMRPDLRSHTIWDTIRNTIEDPALTLYLVLDEAHRGMGTQVREKSTIVKRLINGENGVPGIPVVWGISATVDRFNKAMEVATGRTTLPPVTVDPVLVQESGLLKDTVILDIPDEATGDFDTVLVRRATDKLKESSKEWASYTKQQGTDEAVLPLMVMQVPNKPSPKDIGRALEIIFQCWPDVTEHNVAHVFGEHTTQEFGNYSVPYIQPQRVQDDMWVRILIAKDAISTGWDCPRAEVMISFRPASDQTYIAQLLGRMVRTPLARRIPGNDRLNSVDCLLPKFDKETVEAVVRVLRQGGGDTPPTGRILINPEEMKPNPEVPELVWEKFVSLPSQTRPQRGAKPAIRLTALAHELSADGLLSGAGGKAHAAMHKVLDNFIDERADAFEEKRKSVMTVEGRTIIADMLKGGTSDASFQAEADEAVIGDAYRRTARIVSPDIARTYTIERAKRQPEAEDDFDDALIEAREDVAALHLMENLQPVFDAEAKKLADQWFSDYSDEIKKLPDDRQDAYRQIVALSTEPQDVGLARPMSRFEPTKAREPNGLEVDIPLYGAHLLCNEQGMYPVELWTWEKGVLDVELKRDGFKFWYRNPDRPSQDSLGIAYKCDDETKIVRPDFVFLAEVDGKIVADIVDPHGFHLADALPKLQGLAAYAEIHTQFYRRIEAVALVGGKLRSLDLLDDDVRKAVKEASSAESLYKGVLARDYV; encoded by the coding sequence ATGAAATTTACCCTAAAAGGCTACCAGACTGATGCCGTCATCGACGTGCTGGATAATTTGAAGAAGGCCCGCAGACGCTGGCACGAAGATACCGACCGTCATGCGTTTTCACTCACAGCAGCCACCGGGGCGGGTAAAACGGTGATGGCTGCCGCTGTCTTCGAGGCGTTGTTTCATGGCGACGATGGTTTTAACTTCGACCGCGATCCCGGCGCGGTTGTGATCTGGTTCAGTGACGACCCTTCCCTGAACGAGCAGACGCGTTTTCGTCTGATGGAGTCCTCGGACCGCCTGCGGCATACGGATTTGGTTGTCGTGGAGAATACCTTCAATCGTGCTAAGTTTGACCCCGGAAAAATCTATTTTCTGAACACTCAGAAGTTAGGCAAAAAGAGCCTGCTTGTGCGCGGATTCGAAGGTGACGAGGAAGACGGGACATTTCCCACCATGCGGCCCGATCTACGTAGCCACACGATCTGGGACACGATCCGAAACACCATTGAAGATCCGGCATTGACGCTGTATCTGGTCCTGGACGAGGCCCATAGGGGGATGGGCACCCAAGTCCGTGAGAAGTCCACCATCGTCAAACGCCTTATCAACGGAGAAAACGGTGTGCCGGGTATTCCCGTGGTTTGGGGGATTTCCGCGACGGTGGACCGTTTCAATAAGGCGATGGAAGTGGCCACTGGCCGTACAACCCTTCCGCCAGTGACTGTTGATCCCGTGCTGGTGCAAGAATCTGGCTTGCTGAAAGACACCGTAATCCTCGATATTCCCGATGAAGCGACGGGAGATTTCGATACGGTTCTGGTTCGTCGGGCCACCGATAAACTAAAGGAATCATCGAAAGAATGGGCCAGCTACACGAAGCAACAGGGCACCGATGAGGCCGTTTTGCCATTGATGGTGATGCAAGTGCCAAACAAGCCCAGCCCCAAGGATATTGGACGAGCGCTTGAGATCATTTTTCAATGCTGGCCAGATGTTACTGAACACAATGTGGCGCATGTTTTTGGTGAGCATACAACCCAGGAATTCGGTAACTATTCAGTCCCTTACATTCAGCCTCAGCGCGTGCAGGATGACATGTGGGTACGCATTCTGATTGCCAAGGATGCCATCAGTACAGGCTGGGATTGCCCACGCGCAGAAGTGATGATTTCTTTCCGCCCGGCAAGCGATCAGACCTATATCGCGCAGTTGCTTGGACGGATGGTGCGCACTCCTCTAGCTCGGCGTATTCCCGGTAATGACCGACTCAACTCCGTCGATTGTTTGCTGCCGAAGTTTGACAAGGAAACGGTAGAGGCGGTTGTAAGGGTCTTGCGTCAAGGTGGAGGTGACACCCCGCCGACAGGACGCATTCTGATAAATCCGGAGGAGATGAAGCCGAACCCGGAAGTGCCGGAATTGGTTTGGGAGAAATTCGTTTCCCTGCCGTCGCAGACTCGGCCACAGCGCGGAGCAAAGCCTGCGATTCGCTTGACTGCATTGGCGCATGAGCTGTCAGCCGATGGTCTGCTCTCGGGCGCGGGAGGCAAGGCACATGCAGCGATGCACAAGGTGCTGGATAACTTCATTGATGAAAGGGCTGATGCGTTCGAAGAGAAGCGTAAATCTGTGATGACGGTCGAAGGTCGTACGATCATTGCTGACATGCTGAAAGGTGGTACCAGCGATGCTTCTTTCCAAGCCGAAGCTGATGAGGCAGTAATTGGTGATGCCTATCGGCGCACGGCACGGATCGTCAGTCCAGACATTGCCCGGACCTACACTATTGAAAGGGCAAAACGACAACCAGAGGCAGAAGATGATTTTGATGATGCTTTGATTGAAGCTCGTGAGGATGTGGCAGCTCTTCATCTGATGGAGAATTTGCAGCCTGTGTTTGATGCCGAAGCCAAGAAGCTGGCCGACCAGTGGTTTTCAGACTACAGCGACGAGATCAAGAAACTGCCCGACGACAGGCAAGATGCCTATCGGCAGATCGTAGCACTAAGCACAGAACCACAGGATGTGGGGTTGGCGCGGCCAATGTCACGATTCGAGCCGACTAAAGCCCGTGAACCGAATGGGCTGGAAGTGGATATTCCTCTCTATGGGGCGCATTTGCTTTGCAACGAGCAAGGGATGTATCCTGTCGAGCTTTGGACATGGGAGAAAGGAGTCCTGGATGTGGAACTGAAGCGTGATGGATTTAAGTTCTGGTATCGTAACCCCGATCGACCGAGTCAGGACTCGTTAGGTATCGCCTACAAGTGTGACGATGAGACTAAGATCGTTAGGCCGGACTTCGTTTTCCTCGCCGAGGTTGATGGCAAGATTGTTGCAGACATCGTCGATCCACACGGTTTTCACTTGGCTGACGCTCTCCCTAAGTTACAGGGCTTGGCTGCTTATGCCGAAATCCATACTCAGTTTTACCGCAGGATCGAAGCTGTAGCATTGGTAGGTGGTAAACTTCGATCATTGGACCTGCTTGATGATGATGTTCGTAAGGCAGTGAAGGAGGCATCCAGTGCGGAAAGTTTATACAAAGGCGTGCTTGCAAGAGATTATGTGTAG
- a CDS encoding DNA methyltransferase: MSRLTDLISKAKAEDPQLGADLEREFRALSSRLSFGLNFERHRPEAVELPNRPVRKGDKVRVLPPRGSTTTGDQRLWQVKAVRKGKNEADLELPEAEQVEVQTVAIDDLIVIAEFGDKIYPGLISTGKVSQGGDKPWHTVINGENYHALKALTWTHRGKVDAIYIDPPYNTGAKDWKYNNDYVEGEDLYRHSKWLAMMERRLLVAKELLNPADSVLIVTIDEKEYLRLGLLLEQVLPEARIRMISTQINSKGVGVSEGYKRVDEYLFIARFGSQDITPSVTPLLGAKPIDGVEIDPSDDEDTSPRIGLDWQTARRRDLQSVRRTRPAQFFPIYVNKLTGLIESIGEAIPHEQDRHAVESRPGCVTVFPVRDDGTEMNWSVTRTTFVDRWKKGYARAGKATPNKPQPYIIQYLKSGPILDIEEGRAIVEGHNKDGSVVAFYEQPNAKAPPTQWFLRSHNAEHYGTKTLGALVGRRKFPFPKSLYAVEDVLRLFVVNKPEAVILDFFSGSGTTAHAVMRLNKQDGGNRQCISVTNNEVSADEQKGLREQGLRPGDPKWEKFGICDYITKPRVKAAITGKTPEGEPIKGDYKFTDEFPMADGFEENAEFFTLTYETPLAVSYQTAFARIAPLLWLRAGSVGRRVDKLPAEGWAVADAYGLLVDLDRSTDYLKAVHKADRLRVAYIVTDDERRFQSLARRLPEGVEAVRLYESYLTNFAFANGEDA; encoded by the coding sequence GTGTCCCGATTAACTGATCTCATATCTAAGGCAAAAGCAGAAGACCCACAGCTTGGAGCCGATCTGGAGCGCGAGTTTCGTGCATTGTCGTCACGGCTGTCTTTTGGCTTGAATTTCGAGCGTCACAGGCCGGAAGCGGTTGAACTGCCAAATCGACCGGTACGCAAGGGGGACAAGGTTCGGGTGCTGCCTCCCCGTGGTTCGACCACCACGGGCGATCAGCGGCTGTGGCAGGTAAAGGCTGTTCGGAAGGGCAAGAATGAGGCTGACCTTGAATTGCCAGAGGCAGAGCAGGTAGAGGTTCAAACTGTAGCAATAGACGATCTCATCGTTATCGCAGAGTTTGGCGACAAGATATATCCGGGGCTCATTTCCACGGGGAAAGTCTCACAAGGCGGCGATAAGCCCTGGCACACGGTCATCAATGGTGAGAACTACCATGCCCTGAAAGCCCTGACTTGGACGCACCGGGGCAAAGTGGATGCCATCTACATCGACCCCCCTTACAATACCGGGGCAAAGGATTGGAAATACAACAACGATTACGTCGAGGGTGAGGACCTGTACCGGCACAGCAAGTGGCTGGCGATGATGGAGCGACGCTTGCTTGTGGCGAAAGAGTTGCTGAATCCGGCTGACTCGGTGCTAATTGTCACCATTGATGAGAAGGAATATCTGAGATTGGGGTTACTACTAGAGCAGGTATTGCCTGAGGCTAGGATTCGGATGATTTCAACCCAGATTAACTCGAAAGGGGTCGGAGTTAGCGAAGGGTATAAGCGTGTTGACGAATATCTTTTCATCGCTCGTTTTGGTTCACAGGACATCACTCCAAGCGTTACGCCACTTCTTGGCGCTAAGCCCATTGACGGGGTTGAAATCGACCCAAGCGACGATGAAGATACCTCTCCCCGTATCGGATTAGACTGGCAAACGGCACGTAGGCGAGACCTTCAATCAGTGAGGAGAACCCGTCCTGCTCAGTTCTTTCCGATCTACGTTAACAAACTCACGGGACTGATTGAATCGATCGGTGAAGCAATCCCACATGAACAGGATAGACATGCTGTCGAAAGCAGACCGGGATGTGTGACTGTGTTTCCAGTCCGCGATGATGGTACTGAGATGAATTGGAGTGTAACGCGCACCACGTTTGTTGACCGATGGAAAAAAGGCTATGCTCGTGCTGGAAAAGCTACGCCTAATAAGCCGCAGCCATATATTATCCAATACCTTAAGAGTGGCCCTATTTTAGATATTGAGGAGGGGCGCGCTATCGTAGAGGGGCACAATAAAGACGGCTCTGTTGTTGCATTCTACGAACAACCAAATGCAAAGGCCCCTCCGACACAGTGGTTTTTGAGGTCCCATAATGCAGAGCACTATGGGACCAAAACATTGGGAGCCCTCGTTGGTCGACGAAAATTTCCTTTTCCAAAAAGTCTCTATGCTGTGGAGGATGTTTTACGTCTCTTCGTAGTAAACAAACCTGAAGCCGTTATACTCGATTTCTTCTCTGGCTCTGGTACGACGGCTCACGCAGTCATGCGGCTCAATAAGCAGGACGGAGGCAACCGTCAGTGTATCAGTGTGACCAACAATGAAGTAAGTGCGGACGAGCAAAAGGGGCTCCGCGAGCAGGGCTTGCGCCCTGGCGATCCCAAATGGGAAAAATTCGGCATTTGCGATTACATCACCAAGCCTCGTGTGAAGGCTGCCATTACCGGGAAGACGCCGGAAGGCGAGCCGATCAAAGGCGACTACAAGTTTACCGACGAGTTCCCGATGGCGGACGGCTTTGAGGAAAACGCGGAGTTCTTCACCCTGACTTATGAGACTCCGCTGGCCGTCAGTTATCAGACCGCTTTTGCTCGCATAGCACCCTTGCTTTGGTTGCGTGCAGGCAGTGTTGGCCGACGCGTCGATAAACTTCCCGCTGAGGGGTGGGCTGTTGCAGACGCTTACGGTCTGCTGGTGGATCTGGATCGTTCGACAGATTATCTAAAAGCCGTCCACAAGGCTGATCGTCTCCGGGTTGCCTATATTGTTACCGACGACGAGCGCCGCTTCCAGTCGCTGGCCCGTCGCCTGCCCGAAGGGGTGGAGGCAGTCCGGCTCTATGAATCTTACCTGACCAATTTCGCATTCGCTAACGGAGAAGACGCATGA
- a CDS encoding paraquat-inducible protein A, whose amino-acid sequence MENYLPVGEPESKSILSGICHLALSGDLFLASLLLGFSVLFPVWKLCVFYSAVYRLEHGLPATRSLKFAGTLGKFSMLDVIVMGMLVLAFQSFPGGTRIHIEWGIGFFLLSVILSIVASIQIKPLTH is encoded by the coding sequence GTGGAGAATTACCTCCCGGTCGGCGAGCCCGAGAGCAAGTCCATCCTATCGGGCATCTGTCACCTGGCCCTCTCCGGGGATCTCTTTCTGGCCAGCCTTCTGCTGGGGTTCTCAGTGCTGTTCCCTGTCTGGAAGCTCTGCGTGTTTTACAGCGCTGTCTATCGACTGGAGCATGGGCTTCCGGCTACCAGGTCGCTCAAGTTTGCCGGAACGCTGGGGAAGTTCTCCATGCTGGATGTGATTGTCATGGGCATGCTCGTCCTGGCCTTTCAATCCTTCCCCGGCGGTACACGCATTCATATCGAATGGGGCATCGGTTTTTTTCTGCTCTCCGTCATCCTGAGCATCGTTGCGTCTATCCAGATCAAGCCCCTGACCCATTAG
- a CDS encoding BT4734/BF3469 family protein encodes MRKIVLGEALEQVRRGHDFKGHSLQALIQTIRDLRDGEDEQRRRLKGQLPVLVFSGFSSTNSREELEGHPNGIICVDIDKLSAGEVSRVRQLLVEDEHTLACFLSPSGNGFKVLHLIPDSQASWSENYQMVEAYYKSQHDLSIDPSCKNVNRLCYYSYDPGLYINEEAHRLPCVEIEKAHARRPELSIQEDGDSCAMERGRALLELVPDRVGEHSEWIRFCGGVSNYLQANGLAADEVLAIFTEKWPLDEDVSQLKVLVRERRPTPIEAAEALAKGLNPSGWADYESRYLDSWTHWRDYAYDSVSDQLVDIHSLTARTRKGFDFKYARERPLVRNGDKVSTMSPSTYTIERCPEVAGIEYAPAEVRPIFVLGNGERMLNRYRPVEHVGVASRERVEAAHKVLVDHVGHMFADEQEAALLLDYLAWCVQNPGQLKSWMIILYGVQGDGKSWFRELMEAALGEDNVGVLQSSNLEDRFSSPAYGKCLTFIEELKLDNVHKYDTLERLKSLIGNRRVSLREMRRAPREVRATANYLAATNHSDSLPVSDNERRFCVLTSQWVDRKNELRAWVQGHPDYYTTLYRMVREEPEAFRKALMDYPVSQSFLNAHEAPRTRGTLRMIEEAMPAGAVELGNWIEQWGGPCINERFVSLRELKEKHGEESDPQTRHTAAILTPMPNHKKLGVFLRQLGYTVHEKRSVRLGPDRKQNITLYLKPQVDVEEAFSIVKGTTCGPDLGQPL; translated from the coding sequence ATGAGAAAGATTGTCCTCGGGGAGGCTCTTGAGCAGGTCCGTCGTGGGCACGATTTTAAGGGGCACAGTTTACAGGCCCTGATTCAGACCATCCGAGATTTGAGGGATGGTGAAGACGAGCAAAGGAGGCGACTGAAAGGGCAGCTACCCGTTCTGGTTTTCAGTGGCTTTAGTTCCACCAATTCCCGTGAAGAGCTTGAGGGACACCCTAATGGCATCATCTGTGTAGACATCGATAAGCTGTCCGCAGGGGAGGTTAGTCGGGTGCGGCAGCTGCTCGTGGAAGACGAGCATACGCTTGCCTGCTTTCTGAGTCCGTCCGGAAACGGCTTTAAGGTTCTGCACCTAATTCCTGACTCTCAGGCCAGTTGGTCAGAGAACTACCAAATGGTGGAGGCCTACTACAAGAGTCAGCACGACCTGAGCATCGATCCCTCGTGCAAGAACGTGAACCGCCTGTGCTACTACAGCTACGATCCAGGCCTCTATATTAATGAGGAGGCGCACCGGCTGCCATGCGTTGAAATTGAGAAGGCGCATGCCCGGCGTCCTGAACTCTCGATACAGGAGGACGGCGACTCCTGCGCGATGGAAAGGGGCCGGGCTTTGCTGGAGCTTGTCCCGGATCGAGTAGGTGAACACTCAGAGTGGATACGCTTTTGCGGTGGGGTATCCAACTACCTACAGGCTAATGGCCTTGCCGCTGATGAGGTCCTCGCAATCTTTACTGAGAAGTGGCCCCTCGATGAAGATGTGTCGCAGCTCAAGGTCTTGGTCCGTGAGCGCAGGCCTACTCCCATTGAGGCAGCCGAGGCACTTGCCAAGGGCCTTAACCCCTCTGGGTGGGCCGACTATGAGAGTCGTTACCTGGACTCATGGACTCACTGGAGAGATTATGCCTATGACTCCGTTTCAGACCAGTTGGTTGACATACACAGTCTAACCGCACGCACGCGCAAGGGCTTTGACTTTAAGTATGCGCGCGAGCGTCCTCTCGTTCGTAATGGAGATAAGGTTTCAACGATGTCTCCCAGCACATACACCATCGAGCGATGTCCGGAAGTCGCAGGGATCGAGTATGCCCCCGCAGAGGTTCGTCCGATTTTCGTCCTTGGGAATGGAGAGCGTATGCTCAACCGTTATCGGCCGGTGGAACACGTTGGAGTTGCTTCCCGTGAGCGTGTGGAGGCAGCACATAAAGTCTTGGTCGACCATGTCGGGCACATGTTTGCGGACGAGCAGGAGGCTGCCCTGTTACTCGATTACCTGGCATGGTGCGTGCAGAATCCCGGGCAGCTAAAGTCCTGGATGATTATTCTATACGGTGTGCAGGGAGACGGGAAGAGCTGGTTTCGTGAGTTGATGGAGGCGGCCTTGGGAGAGGACAATGTCGGTGTTCTTCAATCGAGCAACCTTGAGGATCGGTTCTCCTCTCCGGCCTATGGCAAGTGTCTCACGTTCATTGAGGAGCTGAAACTGGATAACGTGCACAAGTACGATACGCTGGAGCGACTGAAGAGCCTGATCGGCAACCGCCGTGTCAGCCTGCGGGAAATGCGCAGGGCTCCCCGTGAGGTGCGGGCGACGGCAAACTATCTCGCGGCCACCAACCACTCCGACAGCTTGCCTGTCTCGGACAATGAGCGTCGTTTCTGCGTGCTGACCAGTCAATGGGTGGACCGCAAGAACGAGCTGAGGGCATGGGTACAGGGCCATCCGGATTATTATACGACGCTGTACCGGATGGTTCGTGAAGAACCAGAGGCCTTTCGCAAAGCGCTGATGGATTACCCCGTGAGTCAGAGTTTCCTCAATGCCCATGAGGCTCCCCGTACGCGTGGGACCCTCCGTATGATTGAGGAGGCCATGCCTGCCGGTGCTGTCGAGTTGGGGAACTGGATCGAGCAATGGGGCGGCCCATGTATCAACGAACGCTTCGTCTCCCTGCGAGAGCTGAAGGAAAAGCACGGGGAGGAATCAGACCCGCAAACCCGGCATACCGCTGCGATTCTTACCCCGATGCCCAACCATAAAAAGCTCGGAGTGTTCCTGCGGCAACTCGGCTACACGGTCCATGAAAAACGGTCCGTTCGACTCGGCCCTGATCGCAAACAGAATATTACCCTGTACCTGAAGCCGCAGGTCGATGTCGAGGAGGCGTTTAGTATCGTCAAAGGGACTACATGCGGCCCCGACTTAGGGCAGCCGTTGTAA
- a CDS encoding AraC family transcriptional regulator has translation MPIRLHTQENELSHVEVSPDTWFFMNHVYHHEAASAHDHDYVELVFVMDGSARHLTVRGEVNCRSGDVLLIPRGAWHGYTHCRSFELINCLFSPGLLENELGWLRTEPPFAQLPGWSDSLIGTDITQFSLPKSSFKIVRERLNDLEDVYQRQAVRPELLGRLLLVLDCLKDARNESESWASGNGERHPSVRSALGLLHTEYAQDWTLEKLASRLRLNGSYLIRLFSAEVGMPPMKYLALLRAQRAATLLVTTRLRIGEIGARVGWHEPKLFSRQFQQHFGLSASEYRQKLLKPFAGKA, from the coding sequence ATGCCCATCCGACTGCACACCCAGGAGAACGAGCTGAGCCACGTCGAGGTGTCTCCCGATACCTGGTTTTTCATGAACCATGTCTACCACCATGAGGCAGCATCGGCTCACGACCATGACTACGTGGAGCTGGTCTTTGTGATGGATGGCTCAGCACGTCACCTGACGGTGCGCGGTGAGGTGAACTGCCGTAGCGGGGACGTGCTCCTCATCCCGCGTGGTGCCTGGCACGGGTACACCCACTGTCGCTCCTTTGAGCTGATCAACTGTCTGTTCTCCCCTGGACTGCTCGAAAACGAGCTGGGCTGGCTGCGGACGGAGCCTCCCTTTGCTCAATTGCCGGGGTGGTCGGATTCGCTGATCGGCACCGACATTACGCAGTTTAGTTTACCTAAGAGTAGCTTCAAAATTGTGCGAGAACGCCTGAATGATCTGGAGGACGTCTACCAGCGACAAGCTGTACGCCCAGAGCTGCTGGGAAGGCTGCTACTCGTTTTAGACTGCCTCAAAGACGCGCGCAACGAATCCGAGTCATGGGCCTCAGGTAATGGGGAGCGCCACCCCTCAGTACGCTCGGCGTTGGGGCTGCTGCACACAGAATACGCGCAGGACTGGACTCTGGAAAAGCTCGCTAGCCGGCTGCGGCTCAACGGCAGCTACCTGATCCGCCTTTTCAGTGCAGAGGTAGGGATGCCGCCCATGAAGTACCTCGCCCTCCTGCGTGCGCAGCGTGCCGCTACGCTGCTGGTGACGACACGCCTCCGCATCGGTGAAATCGGAGCTCGCGTGGGCTGGCACGAGCCGAAGCTGTTCTCCCGGCAGTTCCAGCAGCACTTCGGGCTCAGCGCGAGCGAGTATCGCCAAAAATTACTCAAGCCCTTTGCCGGTAAGGCCTAA